A section of the Pedobacter sp. HDW13 genome encodes:
- a CDS encoding NAD kinase — MRIAIYGRDFNDTVLPYVQEVFNHLAEHHIQPVLYSKFKTSLQGKIKLPVNTVVFHNHSELKELADVLLSLGGDGTLLDTLSLIRNSGIPVIGINFGRLGFLASINKNEIGDALEALINKEYTLDTRSLLTLESENGLFGEENFALNDITIHRRDNSAMMIIHASMNDEFINSYWADGLIIATPTGSTAYSLSCGGPIIYPDSENFVVTPIAPHNLNVRPVVVPDDNKLSFEVEARESKFLVSCDSRTVTVERSVKITIKKADFCVNLIRLNNETYLNTLRNKLLWGIDTRNY, encoded by the coding sequence ATGAGGATTGCAATTTACGGGAGAGATTTTAACGATACGGTTTTGCCGTACGTTCAGGAGGTCTTTAATCATCTGGCCGAACACCATATCCAGCCCGTTTTATATTCAAAATTCAAAACTTCACTTCAAGGCAAAATTAAACTGCCTGTTAATACCGTTGTTTTTCATAACCATAGCGAGTTAAAAGAGCTGGCCGATGTGTTGCTGAGCCTTGGGGGCGATGGTACATTGTTAGATACTTTATCGCTGATCCGCAATTCGGGCATTCCTGTAATCGGGATTAATTTTGGTCGTCTGGGGTTTCTGGCCAGTATCAATAAAAATGAGATAGGTGATGCCCTGGAGGCCCTGATTAATAAAGAATATACTTTAGATACCCGATCACTGCTTACTTTAGAATCAGAAAACGGTTTGTTTGGCGAAGAAAACTTTGCCCTGAATGATATTACCATTCACCGCCGTGATAATTCGGCCATGATGATTATTCATGCCTCTATGAATGATGAATTTATCAATTCGTATTGGGCCGATGGATTAATTATTGCCACGCCTACAGGCTCTACAGCATATTCTTTAAGCTGCGGTGGCCCGATTATTTATCCCGATTCTGAAAATTTTGTGGTTACACCTATTGCGCCGCACAATTTAAATGTAAGGCCAGTAGTGGTGCCAGACGATAATAAGCTTTCTTTTGAGGTCGAAGCCAGGGAATCGAAATTTCTGGTTTCCTGCGATAGCCGTACCGTAACGGTAGAGCGGTCAGTAAAAATTACCATCAAAAAAGCCGATTTTTGTGTAAATCTTATCCGCCTTAACAATGAAACGTATTTAAACACGTTAAGGAATAAATTATTATGGGGAATCGATACCCGTAACTACTAG